Within Wyeomyia smithii strain HCP4-BCI-WySm-NY-G18 chromosome 2, ASM2978416v1, whole genome shotgun sequence, the genomic segment TTTACGAAGCTAAACAATATCTTCCAGCTGAAACATGACATGACGCGTGTTTGGCTTGTCCTCTATGATATGTACCTgaggaaatttgaaaaaagagaACCCGAAACAACAATGCTGAAGAGCAAACTTTTTAAAGAAGCTGGTCTATTAGGTAACGAACTAGAAGCTTTGCATGGTTTTTCAATAATACATTACATTTATCGTTCAATTACAGAGATCGAGCATAGTTTAGAAATCAACAGTATTAAGATTGCCGCAGCTCTTACCAGAATTCGCATTCAAAATAGTGCCTACAGCCTAACGACGCTACTACCACCCCATTTGCAGGACGAAAAAGTAGCCGTCGTCGTATCGAATCCCATTGTAACCGGGTGGATTAACACGTTTCGCATCAAAACCAAGCATCAAGCCAACGAGTTACTTAAATCGCTTGGGTTCGATGTGATCCCTGAAACTGTGATGTCTAATACTACCCCGAGTAATTCGTTCAATCCCAAGGAAGAGTTGTATAAACCCCTAGAAGTGCAACGGTACAAATGGGACAGGCTCTGCCCTCAAGTATTGTCCATCTATCCAGATAGAAGAACAGAGTTTATTCGATCGGAAATCTTCCAGAGACACGAAATGGTGATACAAGATCGGTCGTTTTTGATTGGCCCATCAATTCTCGCCAACTTGCTGGAGTTTTACGAACTCAATGGAGATGTAGTACTAACGCATATATCCTCGCCTCGATCGACAGCTTATTTGGCATCGCTGCTAGCAAATAGCCGAAGAGTTCGCAATTTTGTAGCATTTGGATGTGGTAACAAACTAAACGACTATAAGCAGTACATGGCTGCGCTTGGTGTGAACAACGTAGACCTTCATGCGGAGAGTTTCATAGATATTCCGCACAATGCTGGCGTGGTTGAAAAAGTTGTTTGTATCTTCGCGAATCCTCCAAGTTCATACTCAGCCGTAAGCGACCCGATCGATCTAATCTGCAGTCGGGGAGGAGATCTTTCCATGCTGGAAATTCTTTCTGAATCGGAAATGACAGATGAAAGTAAACAGCGAGTCGCCTCACTACTGAGAGAGCAGCGCGAGACATTGAAACACTGTATGTCTCGACCGCAGGTTCAAATAGTTTTGTACCAGACTCATTCGGTGGTTGAAACCGAGAACGGCATTATGGTAGACAAGGTGATCGATTATATCAATCAAAAAGTGTACGAAAAACATTTACAAGCAACAAAAGAACGAGAGTTGGTCGCCCTTGCCGAAGCGGCCGGTAATCAACTGGTTAACCGATTGCTAGGCCGACAAGATACCAACAAAACAAGTAAAGGTGACGATACTATTGATGATGAATCCGAAACGGAGAGTGAGTTCCAGAAAGCTTCCGAGGAAGTGATTGAGGTGCCACTCAATGATCAATTTGAGACGACAGAATTACCAGATTTTTGTTCTAATCAAGATGGCTGCCTAAGTTTCGAGGAAGACGGTGTCTTCCTGTCTCTGATTAAGCGAAAAGAAGTTATACGGCTCGATTCCAAATATCTAATCAAAATAGCCGAGCTCAGGGGTATTTTTGGGGGTAATAGTTCTAGTTCAGAGCCAAGAACAAACGTAAAAGTATTTGAACGCCAAGAGAAAAAATCTGATGAACGGGAAGCTGCAGAACTTGAAAACCGAAAGCGTCGTCTGAAACGTCGAGGAAGTAACATGGATTCTCTAATAAGCCGTCTTAATGCCCCTACCCAAGCCTCAATCAAACGAGGCCATCATCATCGAGTTTCTTCGATGGAGCACAAATTCATGTTTTTCGATCTAAACCAGGAGTGGTGTCCAAAGTTCGCAGCTGTCCACAGTGAACATAATTTATCAGTGCTTAGCGACGAAAAGTTGTCCTTGCTTACACCAAACATGACACCACGTGCCCGTATCTGGTGGCAGGATACGATCGAATATGTGCGCCATCGTATTCGTAGGATGAATCAAGATCCCCTTAAGAAAATTGCTGAACAACCATTGGTACTGAAACGACATTTATTGCAATGCAAACCAGAACAAGCGGAAATTGTCAAGAGATTTCGTACAAGCTACTTTAATAGAATGCCTTACACTCTACCGGTTCGGGTTTTAGAATTTAGACAGTACAACTCTGAAACCAGGTGAGCATAATTAGAGCACAATAATCTCAATAATTGCATAACGTCTATTCGAATTTCAGTCTTTTGCATGATCAATGTCGCCCGAAAATTAATGAAGTTAGGCTTAGCCGACAAAACGCTGTTGCATGTGAACCTAGACAAATCATACGCATACGATCATCCCGATCATGCTAGAGAGGTAATTTAGCGGTAAATGTATCGAAGAATATAATCACAGGTTTATCTTGGAAAGAATTAAACGTTATACTTCTTTAGGCTCAGATGCTTAAAGAAGTTTTgagaaacaaatgtttttttatgaGGAACTCTTCATTGATTGACTGTATCGATAATGTCAAGTCTATAATAAAAGGTGTAAACTTTCACCCGCCCGCCTCGTTTCTTTTTAACAATCGAAACTTTCGGAATATTTTAATATATGTAGTTAAAATATTTATTCTCTCcactgtaaataaaaatcacgtcgaagtaacgtgatttgctgttgaattcgcactactgGCCTAACATTCCAAAGTTGAATGAAAATCTATCaaatcacagataacagacatccaagctaattttgcttcatgtgtaaaaagacgcaacgggTTATTgacatgtcgcaatacgcagtatgggcGCGCTAAGAACATTTAGTGGTCGATGATTCGATCAAATCGATATTTTTCCAgttcttatcgatattattgcaataagaagcgttaccgttttttaatgtagaaattttgagcagtcgtaattttgACATAATcaacaattttattcaatcccagtcaatatttgcgataaatataaaaaaaaaacacaaaaacgttgttatatcgttgcaaaaacagcgactctactatttgtgagaattttcatgcgcctggcagctttgactataatctagcgctgccatcactgaaatggttaaagtcgcaagttgcggAAAaagttctagcttggatatctgtaaTCTGTGGTCGAAATATATTAATGCaaagaacgatgaaatcaacagcaaatcactttttttctgttgttatgttcatATTTAttaatatgcttatgtttgagatacggaatgtcggtcagttggataattatataaattcacaataaattcatgatacttttttttattttagatttttcatttttattttattttagattttcaattaAATAACAAGATGATCCTAGAGATTATCCCTGTCACTGTATCGATGCAATCGATTTCAAGATCTGTAAAAGAGTCGTTTAATcgttattttaatttaaaagattcaataaaacttacgcTCAAATAAGTTTTTGATCTCTGGGTAAATGTGTTGCTTGCGCCGTTCGCCAtcgtcattttttttgtttcgatttatggttttgacgtttgtcaattggaattgcagctgtaattcaattgattcaacgcaagatcatttcgttggaaagtgttaatcttcgagaaatcaacactaaataaCTTCAACTTGCAGTGTGATGTGACGAATTGAGTCAAGTATTGTCGCTGCAACactactctgcaattcgctgatgagtccagcgacgcgaagatttctagcgatgtcattttgtatgattatttCTCGCACAGAACAATGCAGTTTTAATGTTCTTTGACTAAACTGACATAGTTTTGCGAccataaaacaatcaaaactattagaaattattacagtcgcatatttcgggtcattttatgttgaatcaaagactacattatgttaaaatactacgaaattcgctggaaaatctttgtcagacgagcgactcgtcgcttccgatttttctctgcatgcacaatacaaaaacacttgaagtaatcgtgacatttttttatagtcTATATGTTGTTTTAttactgaaacgatttttggtaCCTAAGCGGTTCTTGGTACCTGAATCGGTTTTCTTGTGGTTCTTCTAGTATTATACAGGGGTCGCTGCAGTAGTTTTGCGttcttacatttttatttttgcctCGCATAATTGCAAAACCTTTGTGTTTCCTGAACAATTGTTTTGTACTTACATTCAGCTCTCTACCAAATCATTTAATAAatgaatttgattattttctgaTCGCATGAAACTTTAAACCACATTCTATGTTACTTTGTATCTAAACTTGGGTTGTGTTGACCGTTCAGTCGATCACCGCAGTtaataaaataacagaaaatttcACGAAAACAGCATTATAAAATCTAAGATATTGgagtttttcattatttatcATTTGTGAAACAATTTCGTATAAGAATACTTTTTATACGAGCCTCACCGTACCAGTCCTGAAAATCGATAATCAAACAATCATTTTTGCTGATCAAAAAAGGCTGAAGTGTATAATTTAGTAAACTAAAAGTAAAGTCTggtttaaacatttttgaaagttACAGTGGGCAGTTAAAACAAAGCAATTTATGACACAAGGTAATAATTCTAGTATAGGAATTTATTCATGAAAATTCACACATCTTAAGCTACACTATATCCACATTCAAGGCAATAAAACAATATAcaaacatatttaaaaaaaatcccgcAGCAATGAAGCTGATAAATGACAAAATCTTCCTTCAATACTCCTGGCTTTGACCTTCTGGCGTTGATTTTTGCTTCTTCGTACCCTTTGGCAGCAAAATTCCCTGAATATTAGGAAGGACCCCGCCTTCGGAAATACATACATCCTTCAACAGTTTGCTTAATTCATCATCATTACGAACAGCCAGTTGAATGTGTCGAGGAATTATGCTGTTTAAAGAGAACATCTCAGACACACAATATCAAAAGGCATCATATAGGAAAACCTACCGCATTTTTTTGTTGTCTTTAGCCGCGTTTCCTGCTAGTTCCAAGATTTCCGCCACTAGATACTCCAGGGCAGCAGCCATATAGATACCGGCCCCTACGCCGATGCGGTCAGCGTACTTACCCTTTTTAAGTGACGACAGTGTACGCCCTACAGGAAAAGTTAGTCCAGCTCGGTTGGATTTTGAAATAGCCTTGGGCGATTTGGAGTCCATTGTTAGTGAAAAAAGATTGCTTTATTCTTGAAGAGAAGCCGTAAATTAACTTTTACGTTTAACCGTGCAACGAAAACTGCTGCTCAAATGTGGCGCAAAACTTGGAACTTCAAATGAGGTTGCCatcgaaacgatttttttaattatcaGGGTTGTCCTACTGTGATTATTTTGGACGGGTGGATTCCGTTCGTTTTCATGAttggatttcgagcagtttttgacgtgggactacgtctttcttcactattaggtagtcagcctatacaccagagagacgtcgagacactcaccgttaaggcaactttACGTCAACATTAAAACGAGCAAGCTGTATAACTTTGCATGctgttatccgttttgatgttgcgagtagtgtgtgtgtgtgtgtgtgagtagtgtgagTGTAGGTatggtgtgtgtgtgagtagtgtgtgtgtgtgtgagtagtgtgtatgtgtgagtagtgtgtgtgtgtgtgtgtgagtagtgtgtgtgtttgtgtttgtgtgtgtatagcgtgtgtgtgtattatgtgtatatgtgtatgCTGCGATTGTAGAACAATTACTCGAAAactattccccagaaaataaaacgtcgaagctttttccccagaaaacaaaatcccagaatgtaccaatcaccagaaaactgctacccagaaagtactaatccccagaaagttattatccggaatgaatcaatgcccagaaaactgttatccaaaaacgaagaaatatgcatttttatttttttaacatggaAAATCTGTTAAAACTGAGTTTATGTATATCTGAAATGTATAACGATTCTATCATTTGAATCAACTTATTGTCAACTAATACATTTGTACTTTCATGGAGTAAATAAGTAAGCGCTTGACACCAGGCCATAGTCATAAAATCAGACAACTTTCAGTAATCGTTTTTGGCTGAATGAGCATCACAAGTCGACCACAAAACACAGTAGCGAATTGATTTCTGAGGCTCCTTgaccaaaaatctaaaataccccTTCTTATCTTAATTCGGTTACTCTAGTTCACATGGGGGGCAGCCCCCCAGCAGAAATTACCTCTGTAGAGGTTCGTTCGTTTACCTGGGTTGATGCAACATCCATtagtatatattaaacgagcgaaagggaacccggttacaattccggagcctgttgagtatacgtttgcattggcgtgcacaccggaaacggtagcgcctttgtaatcatggcaacatgaatcctttccttcgagaagccaacaagagatatcggaagagttttcttttctgtttaacagtcatactagccatggaagtctttcatagagagataCGGTTGGACAAGCTAGTAGAGCATGGTATTAAATTAAtgtgtcgatattctcttcttggaccttgaaaatcgaagctctctctcaacagcttgtaccgaatccgcagcaggtctccaaagtttagagtctctagtcgatagatcgatgtaggtaagggaagtcggcaaattagatccgtaacttcgggataatgattggctctgaagactgggaTGACTCGGGCTACGGGGCTGCCGGGTCACGGGTCTGCGGTCGTGCTCCCGCTTCGTGCGGGTGTCGCGCCGTGGGCCTGCTGGCGCTTCTGCCTCAACGCACTCCGGGGCGTCCGGCCGTGTGGTGGTGTGGGCCGCCCGTTCGTCCGCTGCGCCCGGGTTCATACGCTTCccggcttgggctgcagtcatcgataaacagtcaattcagaactggcacggctgagggaatccCACTATCGAATTAAAACAAAGTGGCGAAATACCGATCGTTActagtgttgttttgcaaaaacctaAAGCTTGATATGTGGAAGCAAGGTTTCGTTACCGTTTTTAACTTAGCCTGTGTTTCTTGAAGGTTACTTACTCCACCGatcccctcgataaatccggaacaaatgtcccctactgtcccaaaaactatgataaatttgtgatccttTGAAAATGGTTCGATCAAATTCGGtttagatcttgcggaatggcaggtaaaagaatttttatattttcggctctggaggggtctggtacgcaagtgttaattcaaatgtcaaataatttagaatgttaacaatataataactgaatactaatgttttcttttctggttacggtgatgctggagaatagttttctgggcattggtGTATTCTGGGAAACGGTTCTCTGGTAACTAGTACTTTCAGGGGTTTAGATTTCTGGTAACTAGTATATTCTGGGATTTGGTATTCTGGAGAATGGTTCATTCTGGGAAAAATCCTTCGAcactttattttctggggaatggttttctaggaaaagtcggacaaccgtatgctgccgctcatggcaagtccgtcccaattgcatttttgtcaatttcgagtttatttatggaatcaattcctttttatgtctactttcgatagaacaaatatttttgaatacttcgttttgaggaactatgaaaaaaatagcaagtcggtttgtcccatagcatagtacaatgttttcttcaagacaaagttttcacctgtagcttctttcagctgttaGTTGTTGACAATGAACGcttcaggtgtgtcactgtattgttagttaaagcattcttgagtaaatactacttttcgtattttacccgtattttatgtaaagacgtgggcCAGAATTGTAACATTAtagtcgtgaatttcgttttgaagaatttgttagttatatcaaatacttcggtacgctacttaactgttatttaacggagcaaacattttcctaagctatatttgttctttcatatttgcttccactgctacgtcgaagctgtccgccgtcacgaactgtaaaagtaatcgcatgtgagtcccagcttatgattttcaacaaattttagtcaaatttcggtgtttatacaagttttatgatgtagaagtgttagattgtcattgcagtactaaattctgttgatggtcttgattgaaaaagcatttgagtgccgaatttcacccaaagcgttacgattttcaattgctgttttcttgtcagcaccaaaacgcaaatgggacggacttgctatgagcggcagtatgtgtgtataacatgtgtgtgcaaaaataggcaacaagttaattatttttccaatTAGTACTTCAGTTGGTATTTCTATGAGAGtgaccataattttatgctagttGTTTTCAACACAGagcttgttttgcgtttatttgtaacataagactgaccaaaattcatattttttctaatcaatttagcaacaaaaaagctttttcttgcgattttttgagagcaccgggtatgtgaagaagtttttgaggtttaagaaaaaagtgatgagaaattacatgggactgttatgcatttatgggcagttcatgtgggtattggtatttgtataCTGTATTTTATGACAGATGTGTGtggttttttgtgaaatgttcatggattattgtgtaagatatttgtacgtttggtgtatgttatatactatggctatggcagaattaaatctttacactcACCGTAGTCCCACGGCAAGTCTACGTTTTTTCagtcaagcacataccctttaactttttattcttcatttaaaaatcgaaggacaatgatgaaatttgtttaaaaattacgtttcgctcagaaaattacactcttttagctgatatttgaaaatcagaaatccgtgaatcagtttttcatatgatctgaaaaaaaactagattttctaagcaaaatgtgatttttaaaaattttgtatcgttgtttttcaatttttaaatcacgaattaaaactgctttaaatcggaataatgacagttcgcccatgtaccaactgtcattgtagcgattcagTGCGATTTTcgttctttatttaaaaatctaaggacaatgatataaattaaaaacaaaaaaattaagagaAAAATTACTCAGAAACTAAActtttttagctgatatatatcAGAATTCATGTGAATAGCTATAAAACTCAACACTTTGGTGTTCCTTGTACCGaaatgcaaatttaaaatgatagTTTTAGTTTTACTTATCATTTTTCCACGGCTTCTGATGATTTGAAGACTGTTAGATGTATACTCTTCAAATAAAACAGAAGCGTTTCATTCGTATAATCTCATCAACACTTAAAAGTCCCGGCATGCATTTTCCTAATCACATTTAAATAATCGATCTATTCCGACGAAAGATTAGCGCTCGACAGCAACCGATGTAAGAAAGTACTCATCAGATTTATTGAATATATTAGCATGAACTGTTCAATACATGCGTAGCGCACTTCACATTGAAGTACACGGTTTATCACCGACAGATAAGATATTCTCTCGCTGAGTCCAGTCACGCTTGATCTGTTCACAAACTGAGACATTCGCATCATTCCAGGAATCAACTGTGCTCTGTTGTTTGAAGAACCAAGTAATCGTATTAAATAGGAACTGCCATGTTAAAACACGAAACCGGAAGTGAAACTACCAGTATTCCATACAAGAGTTTAAAACACTATGGGGCCACCGGTACGATAAATTACGAtgtaacattatacaaataacGAGTGAACGTGGCATCAAGATGCAAAATTAGCGATGAGCTTGTGAACACGCGTGGGAGCACGTTAATGATCACATATTTCAACATCCGGTTGTTTAAAAGCTGCTATTCAAATAGTTGACGTTCTTAAACTAGTGTAGTTAGTGtcgttttgcaaaatttcatgaTTCAATACCAAGCATGATACATTGCTGCATAAGGCTCTAATCTCAGATTCATATCACGATTGAAATGTGACAACTAATTTTAATAACCAGGTTTGCCTAaagccctagagttaaagtttggccgactgtcac encodes:
- the LOC129722740 gene encoding uncharacterized protein LOC129722740, which gives rise to MSPVNVNNMCADYLFYVSRADIFSVYPSILQEILVLEELFRGKKSTSFKGISSAHAEKVQLQLPSEFEWQLKQYFRLLEQQKKINAAEDKGIQLKTSLELKDTTLWEPKTKSIEELSPFSSPAPGDTAALRRKHRRCYLDNPIDFCNIDEYNDWLPQDIARAGKLLRKPPLPVSFDDEFEMRKVYSMMYDVFRFKLVLQQALKNINFFENYPQLKHDMTRVWLVLYDMYLRKFEKREPETTMLKSKLFKEAGLLEIEHSLEINSIKIAAALTRIRIQNSAYSLTTLLPPHLQDEKVAVVVSNPIVTGWINTFRIKTKHQANELLKSLGFDVIPETVMSNTTPSNSFNPKEELYKPLEVQRYKWDRLCPQVLSIYPDRRTEFIRSEIFQRHEMVIQDRSFLIGPSILANLLEFYELNGDVVLTHISSPRSTAYLASLLANSRRVRNFVAFGCGNKLNDYKQYMAALGVNNVDLHAESFIDIPHNAGVVEKVVCIFANPPSSYSAVSDPIDLICSRGGDLSMLEILSESEMTDESKQRVASLLREQRETLKHCMSRPQVQIVLYQTHSVVETENGIMVDKVIDYINQKVYEKHLQATKERELVALAEAAGNQLVNRLLGRQDTNKTSKGDDTIDDESETESEFQKASEEVIEVPLNDQFETTELPDFCSNQDGCLSFEEDGVFLSLIKRKEVIRLDSKYLIKIAELRGIFGGNSSSSEPRTNVKVFERQEKKSDEREAAELENRKRRLKRRGSNMDSLISRLNAPTQASIKRGHHHRVSSMEHKFMFFDLNQEWCPKFAAVHSEHNLSVLSDEKLSLLTPNMTPRARIWWQDTIEYVRHRIRRMNQDPLKKIAEQPLVLKRHLLQCKPEQAEIVKRFRTSYFNRMPYTLPVRVLEFRQYNSETSLLHDQCRPKINEVRLSRQNAVACEPRQIIRIRSSRSC
- the LOC129722016 gene encoding histone H2A-beta, sperm-like: MDSKSPKAISKSNRAGLTFPVGRTLSSLKKGKYADRIGVGAGIYMAAALEYLVAEILELAGNAAKDNKKMRIIPRHIQLAVRNDDELSKLLKDVCISEGGVLPNIQGILLPKGTKKQKSTPEGQSQEY